One Pseudonocardia sediminis DNA window includes the following coding sequences:
- a CDS encoding NADH:flavin oxidoreductase/NADH oxidase, with the protein MPHLFSPYTLKSVTLRNRIAMSPMTMYRSVDGRMDAYHQMYLGARAAGGFGLVFPEQVAIAPEGRTSTHCAGIYDDAQIEGHARVTSMIEDMGAVAAIQLGHTGRKGSELRPWEGKAQIAPDDPDGWQVVGPSEVSFDDGKHPYPVRELTVDEIHGLHRAYADAARRSAEAGYRWLELHFAHGYLGASFFSPLANRRTDAYGGSLENRARFLLEAIDAVREVWPDDLPLTMRLGSDDFHPDGTHFDEAVTAIGWMREHGLDLADISFGGNTPDVRDGIHGDEAAWVERAARLKREVGIPVAASWNLGIPATADDAVRSGALDVVLLGRPALANPHWPVWAARELGLDDPFSLVPEDWAWWLRNMRGHQGSIGWPEPAGANPVQGG; encoded by the coding sequence ATGCCGCACCTGTTCAGCCCGTACACGCTCAAGAGCGTGACCCTGCGCAACCGCATCGCGATGTCGCCGATGACGATGTACCGCTCGGTCGACGGGAGGATGGACGCCTACCACCAGATGTACCTCGGTGCCCGGGCCGCGGGCGGCTTCGGGCTGGTGTTCCCGGAGCAGGTCGCGATCGCCCCCGAGGGCCGGACCAGCACGCACTGCGCCGGCATCTACGACGACGCGCAGATCGAGGGGCACGCCCGCGTCACGTCGATGATCGAGGACATGGGTGCTGTCGCCGCGATCCAGCTCGGGCACACCGGGCGCAAGGGCAGCGAGCTGCGGCCGTGGGAGGGCAAGGCGCAGATCGCCCCGGACGACCCCGACGGCTGGCAGGTCGTCGGGCCGTCGGAGGTCTCCTTCGACGACGGCAAGCACCCGTACCCGGTGCGGGAGCTGACCGTCGACGAGATCCACGGCCTGCACCGTGCCTACGCCGACGCCGCGCGCCGCTCCGCCGAGGCCGGGTACCGGTGGCTGGAGCTGCACTTCGCGCACGGCTACCTCGGGGCGAGCTTCTTCTCACCGCTGGCCAACCGCCGCACCGACGCCTACGGCGGCAGCCTGGAGAACCGGGCACGGTTCCTGCTGGAGGCGATCGACGCCGTCCGCGAGGTCTGGCCCGACGACCTGCCGCTGACGATGCGCCTGGGCTCGGACGACTTCCACCCCGACGGCACGCACTTCGACGAGGCGGTCACCGCGATCGGCTGGATGCGCGAGCACGGCCTGGACCTGGCCGACATCAGCTTCGGCGGCAACACCCCCGACGTGCGCGACGGCATCCACGGCGACGAGGCCGCGTGGGTGGAGCGCGCGGCGCGGCTCAAGCGGGAGGTCGGCATCCCGGTGGCGGCCAGCTGGAACCTCGGGATCCCGGCCACCGCCGACGACGCCGTGCGCTCCGGCGCCCTGGACGTCGTGCTGCTCGGACGCCCGGCCCTGGCCAACCCGCACTGGCCGGTCTGGGCGGCGCGCGAGCTCGGGCTCGACGACCCGTTCTCCCTGGTCCCGGAGGACTGGGCGTGGTGGCTGCGGAACATGCGCGGGCACCAGGGGAGCATCGGGTGGCCGGAGCCGGCCGGGGCGAACCCGGTCCAGGGCGGGTAA